A part of Terriglobus roseus genomic DNA contains:
- a CDS encoding serine hydrolase domain-containing protein — MRRIEWSQRTCLLVIASVAMSLLYRAQAQQPAPSAGTQTEISHIENGLLPSVIIKGQPVAGMLLTDRMRYYHVPGISIAYFDHGKIQWTKAYGVADVQTGRLVTPETLFQAGSISKPIAALGALSLVRSGKLKLDENVNDELRLWHVPENEFTTNQKVTLRRLLSHSAGVGVHGFSGYEVGQPLPTVVQILDGLKPAASPPVRVEAVPGSVYSYSGGGMMIVQLLMMEKTGKSFPAVMRSQVLGPIGMTHSTYEQPLPSNLVSSAALGYGSHGSPLPGGFHVIPEMAAGGLWSTPSDLARAAIEMQKEYAGTSDRILTQALAKDMLTRQKDNWGLGFEVEKPGATPRFDHFGVNTGFVSVLEAYRDQGQGVVIMTNGQQGEKLITELLRAIAHEYAWPDFQPAEHTLIKLDPALLEGLQGTYDQADKDGQDKLTVTIRDGKPYMSGSYSVGSTYHFGFSEPFELLPETRDQYFTLQTGAASFRFERTSEGRVDRCIVISGTNQRDAKKL, encoded by the coding sequence ATGCGCAGAATTGAGTGGTCTCAACGTACCTGCTTGCTCGTCATCGCATCCGTAGCAATGTCGCTGCTGTATCGGGCGCAAGCACAACAGCCCGCACCCAGTGCTGGCACACAGACTGAGATTTCTCATATTGAGAATGGGTTACTGCCTTCTGTGATTATCAAAGGCCAGCCTGTGGCCGGAATGCTCCTGACCGACAGGATGCGCTACTACCATGTGCCGGGTATCAGCATTGCCTACTTCGATCATGGAAAGATCCAATGGACAAAGGCTTATGGTGTTGCCGACGTACAAACAGGCCGTTTGGTAACCCCGGAGACACTCTTTCAGGCGGGCTCCATCAGCAAACCGATTGCCGCGCTCGGCGCGCTTAGCCTGGTACGAAGTGGCAAGCTCAAGCTTGATGAGAATGTAAATGACGAACTTCGCTTATGGCACGTTCCTGAGAATGAGTTCACGACAAACCAGAAGGTGACGCTTCGCAGACTCCTTAGCCATAGTGCAGGCGTGGGTGTTCATGGATTTAGCGGCTACGAAGTGGGGCAGCCGCTACCCACGGTGGTTCAGATACTGGATGGCTTGAAACCAGCAGCCTCACCACCGGTGCGCGTTGAGGCCGTGCCTGGGTCGGTATATAGCTATTCAGGCGGCGGCATGATGATCGTCCAGTTGCTGATGATGGAGAAGACGGGGAAGAGCTTTCCAGCAGTTATGCGCAGTCAGGTGCTTGGCCCCATTGGCATGACTCACAGCACGTATGAACAGCCACTGCCGTCCAATCTCGTCAGTAGCGCAGCACTGGGATACGGATCACATGGTTCGCCTCTCCCCGGTGGTTTCCACGTCATCCCCGAGATGGCTGCTGGAGGCTTATGGTCGACGCCCTCCGACCTTGCGCGCGCAGCAATTGAAATGCAAAAGGAATATGCCGGAACATCCGATAGGATTCTGACGCAAGCTTTGGCGAAGGATATGCTGACTCGCCAGAAGGACAATTGGGGTTTAGGTTTCGAAGTTGAGAAGCCGGGTGCAACGCCTCGTTTTGATCATTTCGGTGTGAATACAGGCTTCGTCTCCGTGCTGGAAGCGTATCGCGACCAAGGACAAGGAGTCGTGATTATGACCAATGGACAACAGGGAGAAAAGCTTATTACAGAGCTTCTTCGTGCGATTGCCCATGAGTATGCCTGGCCGGATTTTCAACCTGCCGAGCATACGTTGATCAAACTTGATCCGGCTTTGCTGGAAGGGCTGCAGGGAACTTATGATCAAGCCGATAAGGATGGGCAAGACAAACTAACGGTCACAATCCGAGACGGGAAACCCTACATGTCTGGCTCCTACAGTGTGGGGTCGACCTATCATTTTGGATTTTCGGAGCCATTTGAGCTACTGCCCGAAACGCGCGACCAGTACTTCACCTTGCAGACAGGTGCTGCCAGCTTTCGCTTTGAAAGGACCAGCGAAGGTCGAGTGGATCGTTGCATCGTGATTTCAGGAACGAATCAGCGTGACGCCAAGAAACTA